The following coding sequences lie in one Halomonas sp. 'Soap Lake #6' genomic window:
- a CDS encoding bifunctional 5-dehydro-2-deoxygluconokinase/5-dehydro-2-deoxyphosphogluconate aldolase, whose amino-acid sequence MLNNNMQHRPLDLICLGRVAVDLYAEQIGSRLEDVASFAKYLGGSSGNVAYGTARLGLKSAMLSRVGNEQMGNFVREELARAGVDTTALQTDPERHTGLVLLALKDRESFPLLFYRRDCADMAIDADAIDPEFIARAKALAITGTHLSTDTTRRACRKALDAAAHYGVKRVLDIDYRPVLWGLTNPGDGETRFIADEKVTNDLQRWLADFDLIVGTEEEFHIAGGSTDTLAALRAVREVSKATLVCKLGPMGCVVFEGAIPERIEDGILVKGVQVEVLNVLGAGDAFMSGLLRGWLRGEPWQTSAGYANACGALVVSRHGCAPAMPTEDELFDYLARRDEVPRPDIDQRLNHLHRVTTRVPVQWPEVLGLAFDHRRQLTDMAREEHADSARLPRLKKLLVTAAEAGAKLGGITTPAILVDDVLGQDALNQASGKGWWIGRPVELPSSRPLRFQHGDDLGACLRHWPREQVIKCLVFYHPDDDVSLRLEQEERLRQLYQAACTYGLELLIEIIPPTDMSSDDTTLPRSLQRLYNLGIRPDWWKLPAMSDAAWKAVGETIEREDTYCRGVVLLGLDAPMDDMKRGFEAAARHPCCKGFTVGRTLFASASRDWLAGRIDDAGLVQQVAQNYAELIKAWQQLRQAQPQTLAHTEEA is encoded by the coding sequence ATGCTGAACAACAATATGCAACACCGGCCGCTTGACCTGATTTGCCTGGGTCGCGTAGCAGTTGACCTTTACGCCGAGCAAATTGGCAGTCGCCTGGAAGATGTCGCCAGTTTTGCCAAGTACCTGGGCGGTAGCTCGGGCAATGTAGCCTACGGCACCGCACGGCTAGGGTTGAAGTCCGCCATGCTCTCGCGGGTGGGCAACGAACAGATGGGCAACTTTGTGCGCGAAGAGCTTGCGCGCGCAGGCGTAGATACTACCGCCCTCCAGACCGATCCCGAGCGCCACACCGGCTTGGTGTTGCTGGCCTTAAAAGACCGCGAAAGCTTTCCGCTGCTGTTTTATCGCCGCGACTGCGCCGATATGGCTATTGATGCCGACGCCATCGATCCTGAGTTTATCGCCCGGGCAAAAGCACTGGCGATTACCGGCACTCACCTTTCTACCGATACCACCCGCCGAGCCTGCCGTAAGGCGCTGGACGCCGCCGCTCATTATGGCGTGAAGCGGGTGCTGGATATCGACTACCGCCCGGTACTGTGGGGGCTGACCAACCCCGGCGATGGTGAAACCCGCTTTATCGCCGATGAAAAAGTGACCAACGACCTACAGCGCTGGCTAGCGGATTTTGATCTGATAGTGGGCACCGAAGAGGAGTTTCACATTGCCGGTGGAAGTACGGACACCTTGGCGGCCCTGCGTGCGGTGCGCGAAGTTAGCAAAGCTACACTGGTATGCAAGCTGGGGCCCATGGGCTGTGTGGTGTTTGAAGGTGCTATTCCTGAGCGCATTGAAGACGGTATTTTGGTTAAGGGCGTACAGGTTGAGGTGCTCAATGTACTGGGTGCCGGTGATGCCTTTATGAGTGGATTACTGCGCGGCTGGTTACGCGGCGAACCGTGGCAAACAAGCGCCGGTTACGCCAACGCCTGCGGTGCCTTGGTGGTCTCCCGCCATGGTTGCGCCCCGGCGATGCCCACCGAAGATGAGTTATTTGATTACCTGGCGCGCCGCGACGAGGTGCCCCGTCCGGATATCGATCAACGCCTGAACCATTTGCACCGGGTCACTACCCGAGTGCCTGTTCAGTGGCCTGAAGTATTGGGCCTGGCATTTGACCATCGCCGCCAGCTCACCGATATGGCCCGCGAAGAGCATGCCGACAGTGCACGCCTGCCTAGGCTTAAAAAACTGTTGGTCACTGCCGCCGAGGCGGGCGCAAAGCTGGGAGGCATTACCACTCCCGCGATTCTAGTAGACGACGTGCTGGGTCAAGACGCACTCAATCAAGCCAGTGGAAAAGGCTGGTGGATTGGTCGCCCGGTAGAGCTACCTAGCTCTCGTCCGCTGCGCTTCCAGCATGGCGACGATTTAGGTGCCTGCTTGCGCCACTGGCCCCGGGAGCAGGTCATTAAATGCCTGGTGTTTTACCATCCCGACGATGACGTTTCGCTACGCCTAGAGCAGGAGGAGCGCCTGCGTCAGCTCTACCAGGCGGCGTGTACGTATGGGCTGGAGTTACTGATTGAGATAATTCCCCCTACCGATATGTCCAGCGATGACACCACGCTGCCGCGCAGCCTGCAGCGGCTCTACAACCTAGGTATTCGCCCAGACTGGTGGAAACTACCTGCCATGTCAGATGCAGCCTGGAAGGCGGTGGGCGAGACGATTGAACGCGAAGACACTTACTGCCGAGGGGTCGTTCTGCTTGGGCTTGATGCCCCTATGGACGATATGAAACGCGGCTTTGAAGCAGCGGCCCGCCATCCCTGCTGTAAAGGCTTTACCGTTGGCCGCACGCTATTTGCCAGCGCCAGTCGCGACTGGCTGGCGGGGCGTATTGATGATGCTGGTCTGGTACAGCAGGTTGCTCAGAATTATGCCGAACTGATAAAGGCGTGGCAGCAATTAAGGCAGGCGCAGCCGCAAACGCTGGCCCACACGGAGGAGGCGTAA
- a CDS encoding ATP-binding cassette domain-containing protein: MTIRTPMIEMRSVSKHFGSVIALSDISMQVYSGEVMCLLGDNGAGKSTLIKTLSGVHQPTHGEMLLDGEPTRFKSPAYALDAGIATVFQDLAMVPLMSITRNFFMGREPTVGWGPFKRIDWKYADRVAKEEMAKIGIDVRDPSQPVGTLSGGERQCVAIARAVYFGAKVLILDEPTSALGVKQASVVLRYIAKARADGLAVIFITHNVHHAYPVADAFTLLSRGGSLGSFRKEDVTREEVLNMMAGGAELESLDAELAEFQRSDREKKANSAAADQPASMTGGKSACDPEKRLAGGY, from the coding sequence ATGACCATACGTACGCCAATGATTGAAATGCGCAGCGTCAGCAAGCACTTCGGTAGCGTTATAGCCTTAAGTGATATCTCGATGCAGGTCTATTCCGGCGAAGTGATGTGCCTACTTGGCGATAACGGCGCAGGCAAGTCAACGCTGATCAAAACCCTTTCTGGGGTTCATCAACCCACCCATGGCGAGATGCTACTGGATGGTGAGCCCACCCGCTTTAAGTCACCGGCGTATGCGCTAGACGCTGGTATCGCCACCGTATTCCAGGATCTGGCAATGGTGCCATTGATGTCGATTACCCGTAACTTCTTTATGGGTCGCGAACCCACGGTTGGCTGGGGGCCGTTTAAGCGCATCGATTGGAAATATGCCGACCGGGTTGCCAAAGAGGAAATGGCCAAAATCGGTATTGATGTACGCGATCCTAGCCAGCCAGTGGGGACACTTTCCGGTGGTGAACGCCAGTGTGTGGCCATTGCCCGGGCGGTTTATTTTGGCGCCAAGGTGTTGATCCTTGATGAGCCCACGTCAGCGCTCGGGGTCAAACAGGCCTCCGTCGTACTGCGTTACATTGCTAAAGCCCGCGCCGATGGCCTTGCGGTTATCTTTATTACCCACAACGTTCACCACGCCTATCCCGTAGCTGATGCTTTCACCCTGTTGTCACGCGGTGGCAGCTTAGGCTCCTTCCGTAAAGAAGACGTCACTCGTGAAGAAGTGCTCAATATGATGGCCGGTGGAGCCGAACTTGAGAGTCTGGACGCGGAACTCGCCGAGTTCCAACGCAGCGACCGTGAAAAAAAAGCTAATAGTGCCGCTGCAGACCAACCCGCATCAATGACTGGCGGTAAGAGTGCCTGTGATCCAGAGAAACGCTTGGCGGGCGGCTACTAG
- a CDS encoding ABC transporter permease, which produces MNSNEVKQPAAPTVVAQDERIQRVSFWKKALNRPELGALAGAVLVLSFFIVASSGTGMFTPAGIINFLEVAAQLGIIATAAALLMIGGEFDLSIGSMIGLAGILIAIPAVEYGWPLWAAILLAFSCAALVGWINGNLVNRTGLPSFIVTLGFLFILRGLAIGISRLLTGRTQVGGVQAHIPGDWFAALFSGEVATGLFTWMAANGWMATNFAGNPVVSGIPVSIVWWLGLTALATWVLLCTPYGNWIFASGGDANAARNSGVPVHRVKISLFMFTAFSATIFACIQVMDTGSADTIRGMLKELEAIIAVVIGGALLTGGYGSAIGAALGALIFGMVQMGIFYTGVNTDWFQVFLGVMLLVAVLFNNYMRKKAMEAK; this is translated from the coding sequence ATGAATTCCAATGAAGTTAAGCAGCCGGCTGCGCCAACAGTGGTTGCCCAAGACGAGCGTATCCAGAGAGTGTCCTTCTGGAAGAAAGCGTTAAATCGCCCTGAGTTGGGGGCGTTGGCAGGTGCCGTGTTGGTGCTCTCTTTCTTTATTGTCGCCTCTAGCGGCACCGGGATGTTTACGCCTGCAGGTATTATTAACTTTCTCGAAGTTGCCGCTCAGCTTGGCATCATCGCTACGGCGGCTGCGCTACTGATGATCGGCGGTGAGTTTGATCTGTCGATTGGTTCGATGATCGGCTTGGCCGGTATTCTGATCGCCATTCCTGCGGTGGAGTATGGCTGGCCACTGTGGGCCGCTATCTTGCTGGCCTTCTCCTGTGCAGCCCTGGTGGGGTGGATTAACGGCAATTTAGTTAATCGCACTGGGCTGCCTTCTTTTATTGTGACGCTGGGTTTTCTATTTATTCTGCGTGGCCTGGCTATCGGTATCAGCCGGTTGCTAACCGGGCGTACACAGGTGGGTGGCGTTCAAGCGCATATCCCCGGTGACTGGTTCGCGGCGCTATTTTCCGGCGAGGTGGCCACAGGCCTATTCACCTGGATGGCAGCCAATGGCTGGATGGCAACTAACTTTGCGGGCAACCCCGTGGTCTCGGGCATTCCGGTTTCCATCGTCTGGTGGTTGGGCTTAACCGCGTTGGCGACCTGGGTATTGCTGTGCACGCCTTACGGGAACTGGATTTTCGCCAGCGGTGGCGATGCTAACGCCGCGCGCAACTCAGGGGTGCCGGTACACCGCGTCAAGATCTCACTGTTTATGTTTACGGCCTTCTCCGCCACCATTTTTGCCTGCATCCAGGTAATGGATACCGGCTCGGCAGATACCATTCGCGGCATGTTAAAAGAGCTGGAAGCCATTATTGCGGTGGTGATTGGCGGTGCTTTACTGACCGGAGGCTATGGCTCCGCCATCGGGGCAGCGTTGGGTGCGTTGATCTTCGGTATGGTGCAAATGGGCATCTTCTATACCGGCGTTAACACTGACTGGTTCCAGGTCTTCCTGGGCGTGATGTTGCTGGTGGCGGTGCTGTTTAACAATTACATGCGCAAGAAGGCGATGGAGGCCAAGTAA
- a CDS encoding sugar ABC transporter substrate-binding protein, which translates to MARLTRWLLASITATTLVAGAAQTQAQEPEKESRFVMVTHGVPSDPFWSVVKNGAEAAAELVGARLEYRAPSTFDMAMMQQLVQAAVASNPDGLILSFTDENALGSVVQNAVDNGIPVITINSGGDVARNYGARLHVGQSEYEAGKQAAERMQEMGVEKGVCVNHEQGNQGLDQRCDGFVDGFNGNAEQLATTYDPTAIRNAIVAYLNQNSDVRGILTLGALAADPMIRAMREQGATDMFTLGTFDLSPGILEALNAGELDFAIDQQQYMQGYLPVMFLDQFVKNGLLPAGDVATGPGFVTQDNAAQVIELSSQGIR; encoded by the coding sequence ATGGCACGTCTTACCCGCTGGCTTCTTGCCTCTATCACCGCCACAACGCTAGTAGCAGGTGCCGCACAGACTCAAGCACAAGAACCGGAAAAAGAAAGCCGCTTCGTTATGGTGACCCATGGCGTTCCCTCTGACCCTTTCTGGTCGGTAGTTAAAAACGGTGCTGAAGCCGCTGCCGAATTAGTGGGGGCACGCTTGGAGTACCGCGCGCCCTCAACGTTTGATATGGCCATGATGCAGCAGCTTGTGCAGGCGGCGGTGGCATCTAACCCGGATGGATTGATCCTCTCTTTCACGGATGAAAACGCATTGGGCAGCGTTGTTCAGAACGCGGTCGACAATGGCATTCCAGTGATCACGATTAACTCCGGTGGCGACGTGGCGCGGAACTATGGTGCCCGGCTGCACGTTGGGCAAAGTGAGTACGAGGCGGGTAAGCAGGCTGCCGAACGTATGCAGGAAATGGGCGTTGAGAAAGGTGTCTGCGTCAATCATGAACAGGGTAACCAGGGTTTAGATCAGCGTTGTGATGGCTTTGTTGATGGCTTCAATGGCAACGCCGAGCAATTGGCGACGACTTATGACCCCACTGCCATCCGCAATGCCATCGTGGCGTACTTGAATCAGAACAGTGACGTGCGCGGTATTTTAACGCTGGGTGCATTGGCGGCAGACCCAATGATTCGTGCCATGCGTGAGCAAGGGGCTACCGATATGTTCACCCTGGGTACCTTTGATCTCTCGCCAGGCATTCTGGAAGCACTTAACGCGGGTGAGCTGGATTTTGCGATCGATCAGCAGCAATACATGCAGGGTTACTTGCCGGTGATGTTCCTTGATCAGTTCGTCAAGAACGGTCTGCTACCCGCGGGGGACGTCGCGACAGGCCCTGGGTTTGTCACTCAAGACAACGCAGCACAGGTCATTGAGCTTAGCAGTCAGGGCATTCGCTGA
- a CDS encoding MurR/RpiR family transcriptional regulator, with protein sequence MPQPPQSYRELEMLITAEYATLSKRLQQTARFMLDHPQEVALATVAKIAEQADVTPSTLIRLANSLGFKGFSEMQQLFRSRLVDELPNYTERIRAVRSATGETPDSTQLLWEFADANRAVLEQLPSRIDPASLEKALDIFEQAHAIHVMGARRSFVVASYMTYALAHVDKPALLVSGLGGMYGEQLRAMSQQDALLTISFSPYAEESQQACADAHQRGLPIVVITDSLLSPLAHFADVVFVVNEAEVKSFRGLTASLCLTQALAIGLGVRQDKRRQKQ encoded by the coding sequence ATGCCGCAGCCGCCACAAAGCTATCGCGAGCTAGAAATGCTGATCACCGCCGAGTACGCCACACTAAGCAAACGGCTACAGCAAACCGCACGCTTTATGCTCGACCATCCTCAGGAAGTAGCCCTGGCCACCGTGGCCAAAATTGCCGAGCAAGCGGATGTCACCCCATCCACCCTGATTCGCTTAGCCAATAGCCTGGGATTTAAAGGCTTTTCCGAGATGCAGCAGCTATTTCGCAGTCGCTTGGTCGACGAGTTGCCTAACTACACCGAACGCATTCGTGCAGTGCGTAGCGCTACCGGCGAAACCCCAGATAGCACACAACTTTTATGGGAATTTGCCGACGCCAACCGCGCTGTTCTTGAGCAACTACCCAGCCGCATCGACCCAGCCAGCCTGGAGAAAGCGTTGGATATCTTTGAACAGGCCCATGCCATCCATGTGATGGGCGCCCGACGCAGCTTTGTCGTAGCCAGCTACATGACCTACGCCCTGGCCCACGTGGATAAACCCGCTTTACTGGTCAGTGGTTTGGGTGGCATGTACGGCGAGCAGCTGCGCGCCATGAGCCAACAAGATGCGCTGTTAACGATCAGTTTTTCGCCCTATGCCGAAGAGAGCCAGCAAGCCTGTGCAGACGCTCATCAGCGTGGCCTGCCTATTGTGGTGATCACCGATTCACTGCTTAGCCCCCTCGCCCACTTCGCTGATGTTGTCTTTGTGGTAAATGAAGCCGAGGTCAAAAGCTTTCGAGGCTTAACCGCCTCACTTTGTCTAACCCAGGCCCTGGCGATTGGCCTTGGAGTACGCCAAGACAAGCGCCGCCAAAAACAATAA
- the iolG gene encoding inositol 2-dehydrogenase, with product MKLALIGAGRIGKVHAQAIYSHPDVTLAAVADFYQPAAEALAKQYDSRAATVDEIFADDAIDAVLIASSTPTHAEYLERAARAGKAILCEKPIALDLARTRDALQVLSEHPVTCALGFNRRHDPQFAALKQAITQGRIGVLETLTIISRDPSPPPAEYVAESGGLFRDMMIHDLDMARWLLDEPIESVFAVGSCLIDPAIGEAGDVDTAMVTLTTASGKLCQISNSRRACYGYDQRIEAFGSQGMLQAQNECDTRLRFTGEAGQVEEKPKWFFLERYADAYRLEIGDFVAAWQEKRAPVAGALDGLEALRLADAAERSLREGRKILLDAAV from the coding sequence ATGAAACTCGCGCTAATCGGCGCTGGACGCATCGGCAAGGTGCATGCCCAGGCCATTTATTCCCACCCTGATGTTACGCTGGCAGCGGTGGCCGATTTTTATCAGCCTGCTGCAGAGGCGCTGGCCAAGCAGTACGACAGCCGAGCGGCGACTGTTGACGAGATTTTCGCCGACGACGCCATTGATGCGGTACTGATTGCCTCAAGCACGCCCACCCACGCGGAGTATCTGGAGCGTGCCGCCCGTGCTGGTAAGGCAATTCTGTGCGAAAAACCCATCGCCCTGGACTTGGCTCGCACCCGCGATGCCTTGCAGGTGCTTAGCGAACACCCAGTGACCTGCGCGTTAGGCTTTAATCGCCGCCACGATCCCCAGTTTGCGGCGCTTAAACAGGCCATCACCCAAGGGCGTATTGGCGTGCTTGAAACCCTCACCATCATCAGCCGCGACCCTTCTCCCCCACCAGCCGAGTATGTGGCTGAGTCCGGTGGGCTATTTCGCGACATGATGATTCATGACCTGGATATGGCCCGCTGGCTACTGGATGAGCCGATTGAGAGCGTCTTTGCCGTAGGTAGTTGTCTTATCGACCCTGCCATTGGTGAAGCAGGCGATGTGGATACCGCCATGGTCACCCTCACCACCGCTAGTGGCAAGCTGTGCCAAATCAGCAACTCACGGCGCGCCTGCTATGGCTACGATCAGCGTATTGAAGCCTTTGGCAGCCAAGGCATGCTCCAGGCACAGAATGAGTGCGACACCCGGCTACGCTTTACCGGCGAAGCCGGGCAAGTAGAGGAAAAACCCAAGTGGTTCTTCCTGGAACGCTACGCCGACGCCTATCGGCTTGAAATTGGCGACTTTGTGGCAGCGTGGCAGGAAAAACGCGCCCCCGTAGCGGGCGCGCTGGATGGTTTGGAGGCGCTACGTTTGGCCGATGCCGCGGAGCGTTCGCTGCGAGAGGGTCGCAAAATCCTGCTTGATGCAGCGGTTTAA